In a single window of the Melissococcus plutonius ATCC 35311 genome:
- the rsmG gene encoding 16S rRNA (guanine(527)-N(7))-methyltransferase RsmG, with protein MTPEEFKRLLSERNIALTDYQMKQFDSYYKLLIEWNQKMNLTTILNKEAVYLKHFYDSISLAFFANFKGRHSLCDIGAGAGFPSIPLKILFPDLQITIIDSLNKRISFLTELVNQLEMDHVFLYHERAEVFGQDSTFRGQFDYVTARAVARLNVLSELCLPLVRKEGYFLAPKAARGEEEMLEAKNAIAVLGGKIQEEISFELPITQDERHIIVIQKKKETPKKYPRKSGLPNKQPIK; from the coding sequence ATGACACCTGAAGAATTTAAGCGTTTGTTAAGTGAACGCAATATTGCATTAACAGACTATCAAATGAAGCAATTTGATAGCTACTATAAACTTTTAATTGAGTGGAACCAAAAGATGAATCTAACAACAATTTTGAATAAAGAAGCAGTATATTTAAAACATTTTTATGATTCTATTTCTCTTGCATTCTTTGCGAATTTTAAGGGTAGACACTCACTCTGTGATATTGGTGCAGGTGCTGGATTTCCAAGCATCCCTTTAAAAATTCTTTTTCCAGACTTACAAATAACAATTATTGATTCATTAAATAAACGTATTTCCTTTCTAACTGAGTTGGTGAACCAGCTGGAAATGGACCATGTATTCCTTTACCATGAAAGAGCGGAAGTATTTGGGCAGGATTCAACATTTCGCGGACAATTTGACTATGTTACAGCTCGAGCTGTTGCACGTTTAAATGTATTGAGTGAATTATGTTTACCTTTAGTAAGAAAAGAGGGCTATTTTTTAGCACCAAAAGCAGCTAGAGGTGAAGAAGAGATGTTAGAAGCAAAAAATGCCATTGCCGTTTTAGGTGGTAAAATTCAAGAAGAAATTTCTTTTGAGCTTCCAATAACTCAAGATGAAAGACATATTATTGTTATACAAAAAAAGAAAGAAACACCTAAAAAATATCCGAGAAAATCAGGATTACCTAACAAACAACCGATTAAATAA